A DNA window from Impatiens glandulifera chromosome 7, dImpGla2.1, whole genome shotgun sequence contains the following coding sequences:
- the LOC124910439 gene encoding uncharacterized protein LOC124910439 produces MAGGNFLHRVISYVANELIVNGLSNSPAFQRFAVRTSKRIQDVSNAAAKKKEQLAEQMKDISKNIEHFKDR; encoded by the exons ATGGCAGGAGGAAACTTTCTTCACAGAGTCATATCTTATGTCGCCAACGAGCTCATAGTTAATGGCCTTTCAAATAG TCCTGCATTTCAGAGGTTTGCTGTGAGAACATCCAAAAGAATACAAGATGTTTCAAATGCGG CTGCAAAGAAAAAAGAACAACTTGCTGAGCAGATGAAGGATATATCAAAAAACATTGAG CATTTCAAAGACAGGTGA
- the LOC124909857 gene encoding uncharacterized protein LOC124909857, which translates to MFAKRLLHKIHVHSQGQSNLLKNLDLEITSHYGILTGSSILAFDHVQSLLAIGSLDGRIKVIGGDNIEGLLIPPRQSPHKYLEFLQNLGFLVSISNDNYIQVWNLETRSIAGSLHWKSNITAFTVVVGSHFMYIGDETGMMSVLKYEADGEVLLCLPYHISADSLAEVAHSSVLDQQPIVGLLPQPCSAGKRVLIAYENGLLVLWDVVEARTLAIRGDKVLQLKDKLVETPSELHNNISELDFEGKEISALCWASSSGFILAVGYVDGDIILWRTEARNGGKQDGNHIVKLQISPSDKKLPVIVLCWSSDVKSDDGDGQLFVYGGCEIGSEVITVLSLQCSSKTKVLRCSRRIDLTLKSPFVDMILLPAIKEKGNDQNAALLVLTTSGQLHYFDDTICSNSISRGEERISASSVDIPAVIPTDHPHMTVAKIFMVPSGGNSSNALLKIASLADDTPKVLPKGARWPLRGGISNPMTLSKDNEVKRVYIAGYEDGSVRMWDATHSVFTLLFIFESNVTMLLEEQSKIDGVEVDCSSTSISQMDFCFLTLSLAVGCESGLVQIYNFSCSSSIRSFHFVTQSKHEVRSLLQGNYEAIFCLNYSSIRALQFTSSGSQLLVGYDSGEVAVLDMKSYTILSLTGVHSVPSSQIVSIASKTIIHSNNHIKSPKNEGQKVPNYSEDDLIFVLTKDTNVCVLRKSVTGISSSQPLFLKRTATALSICIIDFGRGICGLSNKDQDEGSSSNEPLLKKAFGRTDQKPTSENADFSESSKDSLMLLCCKETIRLYHLETIIQGKRKYIAKVKLAKPCCWAATFKKDQMVVGLVIIFHNGDLEIRSLPELELIKQASLQSTLRWSFQENFERRLCSTEDGLITLVNGCELAFISLIGGDDNIRISKSLPSLHDKVLAAMPDTSSGEKQSNRSKLFGGIKNTNTSKKADITNSSDYSHLEDILSRDPFPEVVGNEKGDIELDIDDIKIDEPASLASSSNKNSRNKKGKSERKKPSDGADVDNMPKIQTYEEVLSKYRKKDPSVIEQAKNKLIERQQKLEMLSKKTEDLKSGAEDFNSLAEELVKVMKERKPWHY; encoded by the exons ATGTTTGCCAAGCGTCTTCTTCACAAAATTCATGTTCATTCTCAG GGTCAGAGTAATCTTCTAAAGAATTTGGATTTGGAAATCACTTCTCACTATGGTATTTTAACTGGATCGTCAATTCTTGCTTTTGATCATGTTCAAAGTCTATTGGCCATTGGCAGTCT GGATGGTAGGATAAAAGTGATTGGTGGTGATAACATTGAAGGGCTTTTGATTCCTCCTCGACAGTCACCTCACAAATACTTAGAG TTCCTACAAAATCTTGGCTTTTTGGTTAGCATATCAAATGATAATTATATTCAG GTGTGGAATCTGGAGACCAGAAGTATTGCTGGCAGTTTACATTGGAAATCAAACATCACTGCTTTCACTGTTGTGGTGGGCTCCCATTTCAT GTACATTGGAGATGAAACTGGGATGATGTCTGTTCTAAAATACGAAGCTGATGGTGAAGTCCTGTTGTGTTTGCCATACCATATATCTGCTGATTCATTGG CAGAAGTAGCCCATTCATCAGTTCTTGATCAACAACCCATTGTTGGACTTCTTCCACAACCTTGTTCGGCTGGAAAGAG AGTACTGATTGCATATGAGAATGGACTATTGGTTTTATGGGATGTTGTTGAAGCAAGAACACTAGCTATCAGAGGCGATAAGGTCCTCCAGTTGAAGGATAAATTGGTTGAAACTCCTAGCGAGTTGCATAATAATATATCTGAACTTGATTTTGAGGGCAAAGAGATTAGTGCACTTTGTTGGGCTTCCAGCAGTGGCTTCATTCTTGCTGTTGGATATGTAGATGGGGATATTATCTTATGGAGAACTGAGGCCCGTAATGGGGGGAAACAGGATGGAAATCATATTGTCAAGTTACAGATAAGCCCCAGCGATAAGAAATTACCAGTCATTGTCCTTTGCTGGTCTTCTGATGTTAAATCTGATGATGGTGATGGGCAACTTTTTGTATATGGAGGTTGCGAGATAGGATCTGAAGTCATAACG GTTTTAAGTCTTCAATGCTCATCCAAAACGAAGGTTTTAAGATGTTCACGACGTATCGATCTCACACTCAAGAGTCCTTTTGTAGATATGATTTTGTTGCCTGCAATTAAGGAAAAAGGGAATGACCAGAATGCTGCTCTTTTGGTACTAACAACCTCTGGGCAACtgcattattttgatgatactATCTGTTCTAATTCAATTTCCAGAGGCGAGGAAAGAATATCGGCATCTTCTGTTGACATCCCTGCAGTAATACCCACAGACCATCCACATATGACTGTGGCAAAAATATTTATGGTACCTTCAGGTGGAAATTCATCAAATGCTTTGTTAAAG ATAGCCTCTCTCGCCGATGACACTCCTAAGGTGTTGCCGAAGGGTGCAAGATGGCCATTGAGAGGAGGCATATCTAATCCAATGACACTTTCAAAGGACAATGAGGTTAAGAGAGTGTATATTGCTGGTTATGAAGATGGATCTGTTCGTATGTGGGATGCTACACATTCAGTCTTTactcttcttttcatttttgaGAGCAATGTCACTATGCTATTAGAAGAACAAAGTAAA ATTGATGGCGTAGAGGTGGACTGTTCAAGTACTTCCATATCACAAATGGACTTCTGCTTCCTCACTTTAAGTCTAGCTGTTGGATGTGAAAGTGGTCTG GTTCAGATCTACAACTTCAGTTGCAGTTCCAGCATTAGAAGTTTTCACTTTGTCACACAATCCAAACATGAAG TCAGAAGTTTACTCCAAGGAAACTATGAAGCTATATTCTGCCTTAACTATTCCTCCATTAGAGCGCTACAGTTTACAAGTTCAGGATCCCAACTTCTTGTAGGATATGACTCTGGTGAA GTAGCAGTTCTTGATATGAAGTCATACACCATTCTCTCCTTAACAGGGGTTCATTCTGTCCCTAGCTCACAAATTGTTTCTATTGCttcaaaaacaattattcattCTAACAATCATATTAAAAGTCCAAAGAATGAAGGACAAAAAGTTCCCAATTACTCTGAGGATGATTTGATATTTGTGCTAACGAAGGACACTAATGTCTGTGTTCTAAGGAAGAGTGTTACTGGCATAAGCAGCTCTCAACCGCTGTTCTTGAAGAGGACTGCAACAGCATTGTCTATTTGTATCATAG ACTTTGGAAGGGGGATTTGTGGATTATCGAACAAAGATCAGGATGAAGGATCCAGTAGCAATGAGCCTTTGCTGAAGAAGGCATTTGGTAGAACTGATCAAAAACCTACATCAGAGAATGCGGACTTTTCAGAAAGTTCAAAGGATTCACTTATGTTGTTGTGTTGTAAAGAAACCATTCGCTTGTATCATTTAGAGACTATAATTCAG ggaaagagaaaatacatcGCTAAAGTGAAACTGGCCAAGCCTTGTTGCTGGGCAGCTACTTTCAAGAAAGATCAAATGGTTGTTGGCTTAGTCATAATCTTTCACAACGGAGATTTAGAAATcag ATCTTTGCCAGAGTTAGAATTGATAAAACAAGCTTCGCTTCAGTCAACTTTAAGGTGGAGTTTCCAGGAAAATTTTGAAAGAAGACTATGTTCCACAGAGGATGGTCTTATTACCTTG GTAAATGGGTGTGAATTGGCTTTCATCTCCCTTATAGGCGGTGATGATAACATAAG GATATCAAAATCTTTGCCCTCCCTTCACGATAAAGTGCTTGCAGCCATGCCAGATACTTCTTCGGGGGAAAAACAG AGTAACCGTTCCAAGTTATTTGGTGGAATCAAGAACACAAATACTAGTAAAAAGGCAGATATTACAAACAGTTCTGACTATAGCCATCTAGAAGACATACTTTCAAGAGATCCATTTCCTGAAGTCGTGGGTAATGAGAAGGGTGATATAGAGCTCGACATAG ATGACATTAAAATTGATGAACCTGCATCTCTAGCATCTTCATCGAATAAAAATTCTAGAAACAAGAAAG GAAAGAGTGAAAGGAAGAAACCAAGTGATGGTGCAGATGTTGATAACATGCCCAAAATTCAAACATATGAGGAAGTTCTTTCTAAATATAGGAAAAAG GATCCTTCTGTGATCGAACAAGCGAAAAACAAACTCATTGAGCGTCAGCAGAAACTAGAG ATGCTTAGTAAGAAAACAGAAGATTTGAAAAGCGGAGCTGAAGACTTCAATTCGTTAGCGGAAGAGCTTGTCAAGGTAATGAAAGAACGAAAACCATGGCATTATTGA
- the LOC124910694 gene encoding AMP deaminase-like, whose product MDSYAIHLAMAALVGASFVAVSAFYMHRKTLNQLLEFAKTVEREREREEEEAEDELGKAESPQHSKKYVDKRRNHGRKKGNASYRRASASLPDVTALSGYADENGRRNGTLQVDGIPAAGLLPKGYNKLPEEKSIGMTRRTASLIRPTSPKSPVASAFESVEGSDDEDNITDTGKLDDQYIHTNGDGPENNSLFQELPDGPNVNREELPIVASSMIRSHSVSGDLHGVQPDPVAADILRKEPEHETFVRLKISPTERPTPEEEDVYKSLAACLELRESYVFREAVSPWEKEIISDPSTPKPNPNPFGFTSEGKSDHYVQMEDGVVHVYANKDSKEKLFPVADATTFFTDLHHILKVIAAGNIRTLCHHRLVLLEQKFKLHLMLNADREFLAQKSAPHRDIYNVRKVDTHVHHSACMNQKHLLRFIKSKLRKEPDEVVIFRDGTYLTLKEVFESLDLTGYDLNVDLLDVHADKSTFHRFDKFNLKYNPCGQSRLREIFLKQDNLIQGRFLAELTKQVFSDLSASKYQMAEYRISIYGRKMSEWDQMASWIVNNELYSENVVWLIQLPRLYNIYKDMGIVTSFQNILDNIFLPLFEVTVDPDSHPQLHVFLKQVVGLDLVDDESKPERRPTKHMPTPDQWTNIFNPAFSYYAYYCYANLYTLNKLRESKGMTVIKFRPHSGEAGDIDHLAATFLTAHNIAHGINLRKSPVLQYLYYLAQIGLAMSPLSNNSLFLDYHRNPLPMFFLRGLNVSLSTDDPLQIHLTKEPLVEEYSIAASVWKLSSCDLCEIARNSVYQSGFSHVLKSHWIGKEYYKRGPDGNNIHRTNVPHIRLEFREMVWKEEMQQVYLGMPSFPQFIDP is encoded by the exons ATGGATTCATACGCTATTCATCTAGCGATGGCGGCTCTAGTTGGAGCTTCATTCGTGGCTGTATCAGCCTTCTACATGCATCGGAAAACCTTAAACCAGTTACTGGAGTTTGCCAAGACGGTAGAAAgggaaagagagagagaagaagaagaagccgAAGATGAGTTAGGAAAGGCTGAGTCGCCTCAACATTCTAAGAAGTACGTCGATAAGCGACGAAATCACGGCAGGAAAAAAGGAAACGCCAGTTATAGGCGAGCTTCCGCGTCCTTACCGGACGTGACGGCGTTGTCTGGCTATGCTGATGAAAATGGTCGACGGAATGGAACCCTTCAAGTTGATGGCATTCCTGCTGCTGGGCTGTTGCCCAAAGGGTATAATAAGTTACCTGAAG AGAAATCTATTGGAATGACAAGAAGAACTGCAAGTCTAATTAGACCAACTTCTCCCAAATCTCCTGTTGCCAGTGCTTTTGAAAGTGTGGAAGGATCAGACGATGAAGATAACATAACTGATACTGGCAAGCTAGATGATCAATATATCCACACCAATGGAGAt GGTCCAGAAAATAATAGCTTGTTCCAGGAGTTGCCAGATGGCCCTAATGTCAACAGAGAGGAACTGCCTATAGTTGCGTCCAGTATGATTCGTTCACATAGTGTGTCTGGTGACTTGCATGGAGTACAACCCGATCCTGTCGCAGCAGACATTCTTAGGAAGGAACCAGAGCACGAGACTTTTGTACGACTCAAGATTTCTCCAACAG AACGGCCTACACCTGAAGAAGAGGATGTGTATAAGAGCTTGGCAGCTTGTCTTGAATTACGTGAGAGTTATGTATTTAGGGAAGCTGTTTCCCCTTGGGAGAAAGAAATCATATCTGATCCTAGCACTCCAAAACCTAATCCGAATCCATTTGGTTTTACTTCTGAAGGGAAATCTGAT CATTATGTTCAGATGGAAGATGGAGTTGTTCATGTTTATGCCAATAAGGACT CAAAAGAAAAGCTATTCCCTGTTGCTGATGCGACAACCTTTTTCACTGACCTGCATCATATTCTTAAAGTAATAGCAGCTGGGAATATCCGGACTTTGTGCCATCATAGATTGGTTCTGCTAGAGCAG AAATTCAAACTTCACCTGATGCTTAATGCGGATAGGGAATTTCTAGCTCAGAAAAGTGCTCCACATAGAGACATTTATAATGTCAGGAAAGTTGATACACATGTTCATCACTCAGCATGTATGAATCAAAAACATCTTCTGAGGTTTATAAAGTCCAAGTTGAGGAAGGAGCCTGATGAG GTTGTGATATTTCGAGATGGAACATATCTGACTTTGAAGGAAGTCTTTGAGAGTCTGGATTTGACTGG GTATGACTTGAATGTTGATCTCTTAGATGTTCACGCGGATAAAAGCACTTTTCATCGTTTTGACAAATTCAATCTGAAGTATAATCCCTGTGGTCAAAGTAGGCTGAGGGAGATCTTCCTTAAACAAGACAATCTTATCCAGG GGCGTTTCCTTGCTGAATTGACAAAACAAGTTTTCTCAGACCTTTCTGCAAGCAAATATCAG ATGGCTGAATATAGGATATCAATATATGGCCGAAAGATGAGCGAGTGGGATCAGATGGCTAGTTGGATAGTGAACAATGAATTGTACAGTGAGAATGTTGTTTGGTTGATTCAG CTTCCCAGGTTGTATAATATATACAAGGATATGGGAATCGTCACATCATTCCAGAACATTCTTGACAATATCTTTCTTCCTCTATTTGAAGTTACTGTTGATCCAGATTCACATCCTCAGTTACACGTCTTCTTGAAACAG GTTGTTGGGTTGGATTTAGTGGATGATGAAAGCAAGCCTGAAAGACGCCCTACAAAACACATGCCAACTCCAGACCAATGGACTAATATATTTAACCCTGCATTTTCATACTATGCCTATTATTGTTATGCAAACCTTTACACTCTAAACAAG CTCCGTGAGTCCAAGGGTATGACAGTTATCAAATTCCGTCCACATTCCGGGGAG GCTGGTGATATTGACCATCTTGCTGCAACGTTTCTTACTGCTCATAATATTGCACATGGAATCAATTTGAGAAAATCTCCTGTTCTTCAATACTTATACTACCTTGCACAG ATTGGTTTGGCCATGTCTCCTTTGAGCAACAACTCCTTGTTTCTGGATTATCATCGTAACCCTCTTCCAATGTTTTTCTTGCGTGGTCTCAATGTTTCCCTTTCTACTGATGATCCCTTGCAAATTCACTTGACAAAGGAACCCCTTGTGGAAGAATACAGTATAGCTGCTTCA GTCTGGAAGCTGAGCTCGTGTGACTTGTGTGAAATTGCTCGCAATTCGGTCTATCAGTCCGGTTTCTCTCATGTTCTGAAG TCTCACTGGATCGGAAAGGAATACTACAAGAGAGGACCAGATGGGAATAATATTCACAGGACTAATGTGCCTCATATTCGGCTAGAATTCCGAGAAATG GTATGGAAAGAAGAGATGCAGCAGGTTTATTTGGGAATGCCCAGTTTTCCCCAATTCATTGACCCGTAA